In Pyxicephalus adspersus unplaced genomic scaffold, UCB_Pads_2.0 Sca69, whole genome shotgun sequence, the DNA window CCTGGTCAGggcaatacacaaaacacaatacaaaaacaaagttcCAGTTGCTAGTCagcataaaaataatatctaCATTATTTCAAATAGCCTTTGCTGTATACGTATTATACATACCTCCACACTGCAACACCAACTGCCCTCTGTATAATGCCACCGTTaacttacccgtcttcttctgtctcttaaaacactcactactacccatcactccatatctcccctcccattgtgtgagacttcccccaccgcttagattgtaagctctttgcggcagggtcctctcctcctcctgtgtcattgtctgtaagtgtctgtcatttgctacccctattttatgtacagctctgtgtaattatttggcgctatataaatcctgtttaatcataataacaataataataacttaaacAAAGCCACATTTTAACACCAAGACCCCTTGTATAGCGCAGTCCCTAACTCCAGCCTGACAGGGCTTCCATTAGGAGCATGCATGCCTTGGAGGTAGCCTCTTCCTCCTTAAGTATGCAGGAATTCTACATTTGCCTAATATCAGGTGGATTTCTGCATAAACCCAacacacacataaacaaaaaCTACTAAattatttggcatcatgtaccccAATTTTAATTAAAGAACCAGGATAGGGCCATAAGTAATTGCTGCAGACCTGTGACTCTTTATTTGAGATCCaggcccagagcctcctggaaggAAGGGGTGGACCAAGCACTCCACCCCCTTCTAGGACAGAAATATAGGATAGCTAGGAAGTACCTGGCTAATAAATAAAGGGAGAATGATTTTGAGATGGGGGGAGTTGTAGTCTAAGGCCAGGTAGCTCAGATGGACAGGCTGGGTGTAACCTGTATGGTGGAAGAGACCAGGAGGTCTCCCAATGTTTAGGTCTGTAAGACCAACAATTCTGAAGACTGGGATGTATAGAAAGAGCCAGGAGgctacatttgtgtttttcttgtcaTTCTGTAATGACTTTGGTCCCCTGTGAGGGAAAACCCTAAAACTGGCTTTGTATTGATGTTTTTacatgaataaaagtgggcagagcgcTCTGAAATTTGAACTGAATCCTGAATGACAAGTAATGTAATAACGctcttattttaaaatgttccttcCAAGAAAAATAACACCAAGTTTCTTTTTTACAACCCACTTTGGTAATTGAGGCTGTTTTAGTCTTTACTCATTGTGATTGTGAATACATTGTGATAATACCTGGAAAACTTCATTTTAGAAAAATCCACGTTTGTTCTTCATCCTATGGGTCATATCCCTAATAGGTGCAGGaagaaactctttaaaaaaaaaatacaattttgttcaaatatatttaatttttattgaagacATGGAAGTATTTACTCTGCAGGATTTGTATGAATTTCAGAAAAACTTCTCCATTAATAATGTCTTTATTGTCGGGTTGAGGATTCCGCAGCACTACAGACGTATCCTGTTCTCCATTTTAACAGTCACCTACATCCTGACCTTGTCATGCAACCTCCTGGTCATCTTGTTGGTGTTCTTCACTAAACTTTCACATTCTCCTATGTATGTGCTGCTCTCCAATCTGTCACTGTCCGAGATCTTGCTCACCACTGATATTGTCCCCCCCATGCTCTATATCATACTTAGAAATGGGGCTAATTTTTCTATTGTTGGGTGTTTGATGCAGTTTTTCCTATTTGGTGTTTTTGTGGTAACAGAGAGTTTCCTCCTTTCAGCGATGTCCTATGATAGATACCTGGCCATCTGCAAACCtttgcattataaaataattatgggCCCTGAGTTGTGTCTCTGTCTTATTGTTATCTGCTGGACGATGGGATTCCTGATTATGTCCATTGCTGTGAGTGTGGTGAACACTTTGTATTTGTGTAGAGAAAACATTGACCATTTCTATTGTGATGTCATTCCAATACTGAAACTTTCTTGTTCCGATACTTTCATGGTTGAAATCGTTGCGTGTTTTCTTTCATCCTCAGCTACTTTGTTTCCTTTCCTGGTAATTATTGTTACTTATGGGTGTATCATCCAAGCCATAACCATGATCTCCTCATCTGTAGGCAAAGAGAAAGCGTTCTCCACCTGTAGTTCCCAACTGGGAGTTGTCTTCAAGTATTACTCCACCATGATTATCGTCTATGTGGTTCCACCTGGACATTTCTTGACAGCAAACAAAATAGCATCGCTGCTCTATACAGTGATCACCCCGCTGGtcaatccttttatttatactCTGAGGAATCAAGACATCAATGTAGCTATAAGACAAATAATACAATCTATAACCAGGcaacaaaaaatagaattaatAAAGAACAGCCAATAAAGAAATAGTCCATAAAAGATAGTTAATAATGACCTTTCCATCCAAAGATGAATTCAGTCTTCATTGTGTTGTAGTCTTATATCTTCCACTTATACACATGTACACAGTAGAAAGGATGCAGAATTACCTATGTAGTTTGTTAATTTACCGCAACCAAACCTCAGAACATTAGCAAAGAAGACATAAAAACCGTGCCCAGACTGGGATCTTAATGGAAAAGAGTATTTTTGGGTTGTtggcaaaagaaaatatttacatacaagtaTACATAGAACATG includes these proteins:
- the LOC140344840 gene encoding olfactory receptor 1G1-like, with amino-acid sequence MEVFTLQDLYEFQKNFSINNVFIVGLRIPQHYRRILFSILTVTYILTLSCNLLVILLVFFTKLSHSPMYVLLSNLSLSEILLTTDIVPPMLYIILRNGANFSIVGCLMQFFLFGVFVVTESFLLSAMSYDRYLAICKPLHYKIIMGPELCLCLIVICWTMGFLIMSIAVSVVNTLYLCRENIDHFYCDVIPILKLSCSDTFMVEIVACFLSSSATLFPFLVIIVTYGCIIQAITMISSSVGKEKAFSTCSSQLGVVFKYYSTMIIVYVVPPGHFLTANKIASLLYTVITPLVNPFIYTLRNQDIKSGVGGILFKAVEISQVLQKHEVEIRTYFQCSCCCPNAE